Proteins from a single region of Chloroherpeton thalassium ATCC 35110:
- a CDS encoding tetratricopeptide repeat protein, with the protein MLFISVGSLSAKSRNHQQQSKDRERESMLHFVNGALFEAKQQYSQAILEYEDALEYSPKEPAIFFSIAKAYKNLDNQASAITYAKKATELDSTNKWYSDLLGQLYFDTREFEKAAEQYLRITNKDPNDISALYMLANSYNAANQAQKAIEVYNKIIDIVGFEMDVLSQKFLLHVQLKQYDSAIMTLQDMIIVDPENLELYRTLGDMYIRSGRYQDAIRAYQDVLNIEPTDFKALVALGETYLKLQDFVNFSVIIKKVFSLHSFEVEDKLGVAEMYFRRIETDTNMVKPTLLVLEEIQRENPTEWKVYLLKGALALGQKNFSEAISNFKKVTELQPSTEMGWENLGVSHLSLGDYASASAVLKKALQVVENPKFRLRLLLGISLNQEGKDDEAITVLSDAIKLDSLGLVDTDSKVQAFSTLGIAYDRLKRYKESINSYEEAIKLDPNNALVLNNLAYTLAERGEQLERCLDMARIAVENEPDNGAYLDTMGWIYFKMGKYEEAKVWIEKAVTLGRAGAVVQEHLGDVYLKLGNKEKAMEYWTKALEQDRQSISLQQKVGKFNEKP; encoded by the coding sequence TTGCTTTTCATTTCTGTTGGCTCGTTATCCGCAAAGTCGCGCAATCATCAGCAACAATCCAAAGATCGCGAGCGCGAGTCGATGCTGCACTTCGTTAATGGCGCGCTGTTTGAAGCAAAACAGCAATATTCACAAGCGATTCTGGAATATGAAGATGCGCTTGAATACTCGCCAAAAGAACCGGCTATTTTCTTTTCGATCGCTAAAGCCTATAAAAACCTGGACAACCAAGCCTCGGCTATCACTTATGCCAAAAAAGCAACAGAGTTGGATTCCACCAATAAGTGGTACAGTGATTTGTTAGGACAACTATATTTTGATACCAGAGAATTTGAAAAGGCCGCCGAACAATACTTGCGCATTACAAACAAAGATCCTAACGATATCAGTGCGCTCTATATGCTCGCCAATTCATACAATGCTGCAAATCAAGCGCAAAAAGCGATTGAGGTTTATAATAAGATTATCGACATCGTTGGTTTTGAAATGGATGTGTTGTCCCAAAAATTTCTGCTTCATGTTCAACTCAAGCAATACGATTCGGCAATTATGACTTTGCAAGATATGATTATTGTCGATCCTGAAAATTTGGAGCTCTACCGAACTTTAGGGGACATGTATATCCGCTCTGGCCGTTATCAAGATGCTATTCGTGCCTATCAAGATGTTTTAAACATTGAACCCACTGATTTTAAAGCCTTGGTCGCGCTTGGTGAAACTTACCTGAAATTACAAGACTTCGTTAATTTCAGCGTTATTATCAAAAAGGTTTTTAGTCTACATTCGTTTGAGGTTGAAGATAAACTGGGCGTTGCAGAAATGTATTTTCGCCGAATTGAAACGGACACCAACATGGTGAAGCCCACCTTGTTGGTGCTGGAGGAAATTCAACGGGAAAATCCAACTGAATGGAAAGTCTATTTGCTGAAAGGGGCGCTGGCATTAGGGCAGAAAAATTTTTCAGAAGCGATTTCTAACTTCAAAAAAGTGACAGAGCTGCAGCCATCCACAGAGATGGGCTGGGAAAATTTAGGAGTTTCACATTTGAGCCTTGGCGATTACGCTTCCGCTTCCGCTGTGCTAAAAAAAGCCTTGCAAGTTGTCGAGAATCCCAAATTTCGCTTAAGACTGCTCTTAGGAATTTCATTGAATCAGGAGGGAAAAGATGACGAAGCCATCACGGTTCTCTCTGATGCAATCAAATTAGATTCTCTGGGTTTGGTGGATACCGATTCCAAAGTGCAAGCGTTTAGCACACTTGGCATTGCCTACGACCGACTGAAGCGCTATAAAGAAAGCATCAATAGTTACGAAGAAGCGATCAAGCTCGATCCGAACAACGCGTTGGTTCTCAACAATTTGGCCTACACGCTTGCTGAACGAGGCGAACAGTTGGAGCGCTGTCTCGATATGGCCAGAATAGCCGTGGAAAATGAACCGGACAACGGCGCTTATCTTGACACAATGGGATGGATCTATTTCAAAATGGGAAAATATGAGGAGGCCAAAGTATGGATTGAAAAAGCTGTTACCTTGGGGCGTGCCGGCGCGGTGGTGCAAGAACACTTGGGCGATGTCTATTTGAAATTAGGTAACAAAGAAAAAGCCATGGAATATTGGACAAAAGCACTTGAGCAAGATCGGCAAAGCATTTCATTGCAGCAAAAAGTTGGCAAATTTAATGAGAAGCCTTAA
- the modB gene encoding molybdate ABC transporter permease subunit, which produces MDKLVGIFFEEESLRPILLSLKVGALVIIMHGLLGTLLGYLLSKKRFALKAPLDALVTLPLIFPPMATGFLLLLLLGRNGLVGKYLSEIGIDIIFSFWGVFLAAFVSGLPLVVKPIQSAIENFGKTLIEAAYTLGKSELSTFFWVILPNIKKIILAGVMLSFGRSLGEVGITLMLGGNILGKTETISLAIYNTVFEGNFEKAMALSFFLALLSLGIFYSMKKLSDFKF; this is translated from the coding sequence ATGGACAAACTGGTCGGCATTTTTTTTGAAGAAGAATCGCTGCGGCCAATACTCTTGAGCTTAAAAGTCGGTGCGTTGGTGATTATCATGCACGGGCTGCTGGGAACGCTGCTTGGATATTTGCTTTCCAAAAAACGGTTTGCGCTTAAAGCACCATTAGATGCGCTCGTCACACTACCGCTGATTTTTCCACCTATGGCTACGGGTTTTCTGCTGCTGCTGCTGCTGGGAAGAAACGGACTTGTCGGAAAATATCTTTCTGAAATAGGCATTGATATCATTTTCAGTTTTTGGGGAGTTTTTTTAGCTGCGTTTGTTTCCGGCCTACCGCTTGTGGTTAAGCCAATTCAGTCGGCTATTGAAAATTTCGGCAAAACGCTGATAGAAGCGGCTTATACACTGGGAAAAAGTGAGCTGAGCACTTTTTTTTGGGTTATTTTGCCTAACATCAAAAAAATCATTCTGGCAGGAGTGATGCTTTCTTTTGGCCGTTCGCTTGGCGAAGTAGGCATCACGCTGATGCTGGGCGGAAATATTCTTGGCAAAACCGAAACGATTTCGTTAGCGATTTACAACACAGTTTTTGAAGGAAATTTTGAAAAAGCCATGGCGCTTTCATTTTTCCTCGCATTGCTTTCACTTGGAATTTTTTACAGCATGAAAAAGCTGAGCGATTTTAAATTTTAG
- a CDS encoding phage tail protein has protein sequence MQVEAYIGEIRLFGFGWAPDGWAQCNGQLLLINENQALYSLLGTMYGGDARSTFGVPDLRGRAVIGYGQSPKLSYSYQMSQWGGEETVTLGVAQIPAHNHTLIADGATGTLLNPQNNYLAEGAFPGAAFYSADKSVAMNQGTIGNTGGSQPHENRSPYLALNYCIALQGIYPQRPD, from the coding sequence ATGCAAGTAGAAGCGTATATCGGAGAAATCCGGCTGTTTGGCTTTGGCTGGGCCCCAGATGGATGGGCGCAGTGTAATGGACAGTTGCTGCTCATTAACGAAAATCAAGCCCTATACTCTCTTTTGGGGACAATGTACGGTGGTGATGCGCGCTCAACTTTTGGCGTGCCAGATTTACGCGGGCGGGCGGTAATCGGATATGGCCAATCCCCTAAACTATCCTATTCATATCAAATGAGTCAGTGGGGCGGTGAGGAGACTGTTACGCTGGGCGTAGCACAAATTCCCGCTCACAACCATACCTTAATTGCTGATGGTGCAACCGGAACGCTTTTAAACCCTCAGAATAATTATTTGGCGGAAGGGGCTTTTCCAGGTGCTGCATTTTATTCAGCCGACAAAAGCGTGGCCATGAATCAGGGGACAATTGGAAACACTGGTGGAAGTCAGCCGCATGAAAATCGCTCACCGTATTTGGCACTGAATTATTGCATTGCATTGCAAGGCATTTATCCACAGCGGCCAGATTAA
- a CDS encoding T9SS type A sorting domain-containing protein has protein sequence MNRRNGYFFLGHICLFLLIFAGSAQATDYLVSGAGNSAVNGTFVENGTHGTQPLYVYNGYYLYYEYSTHWIDNDENSGNGALYYNGTYSAATPAGTNWKVWSGASPAPTVAVAPSASSPTATTNAASSVTASGATLNGAVNANGASATVTFEYGLTTAYGSSVTADESPVTGTTSSSVSKAITGLTPGVTYHYRVVAQNSQGTTNGSDQTFITDAASPTATTNAASSVTANGATLNGAVNANGASTTVTFEYGLTTGYGSSVAANESPVTGTTSSSVSKAITGLTPGVTYHYRVVAQNSQGTTNGSDMTFATVSMPSTPSELIAAAMSQTQIDLTWDGTSEKFRVLQKTDSSSASENDGNIIYAGVNKSFSVTGLDTNTTYFFTVYGMNTAGDMFSSGNQKAVASTLPAADSTRSNAECGFLAGDADSTYTLDSLGVDVFFTDATDSDGFLEIVRHGVAPQYGVLPASAEIPAGGTIVPTIIYEVHYWQVVNHGLKNFVYKIILSLDGISGIGDPARLCVYKRETSGAAWTDAAADAATIEYDSDLNALIISGLTTFSEFAIGSDGGDNPLPVEFSAFSGAVSTAGVVLNWKTASETNNAGFVLYRNNVEIASYKNVSALQGQGTKGSATTYSFTDEEVYLGETYTYKIASEDYSGVKHEYEKVVSVSITESAKNESTEVYEYALAQNYPNPFNPSTTICFSLKYAGTAILKVFDMLGKEVGAAQIQGNAGWNSYTFSAKALSSGMYYYQVISGSFTETKKMMLLK, from the coding sequence ATGAACAGGCGGAATGGTTACTTTTTTCTTGGGCACATTTGTTTATTTCTTCTCATTTTTGCGGGCTCTGCTCAAGCGACGGACTACCTCGTTTCAGGAGCTGGCAACTCAGCTGTGAACGGTACTTTTGTCGAAAATGGCACGCACGGCACCCAACCTCTATATGTATATAATGGTTATTATTTGTATTATGAATACAGCACTCACTGGATAGATAATGATGAAAATTCAGGAAATGGCGCGCTTTATTACAATGGAACTTATTCTGCAGCAACCCCAGCAGGAACAAACTGGAAAGTCTGGAGTGGTGCTTCGCCAGCGCCAACAGTTGCAGTCGCTCCAAGTGCAAGTTCTCCGACGGCTACAACAAACGCAGCCAGCAGTGTGACGGCAAGTGGCGCAACCCTAAATGGCGCGGTGAATGCCAATGGCGCCTCAGCCACGGTAACATTTGAGTATGGCCTCACAACTGCATATGGATCAAGCGTCACCGCAGATGAAAGTCCAGTAACCGGAACCACGAGCAGCTCGGTGAGCAAAGCAATCACAGGACTCACGCCAGGCGTCACTTATCACTATCGTGTGGTGGCGCAAAATAGCCAAGGAACAACGAATGGCTCGGATCAAACATTTATCACCGATGCGGCTTCCCCGACGGCTACAACGAATGCAGCCAGCAGTGTGACGGCAAATGGCGCAACCCTAAATGGCGCGGTGAATGCCAATGGTGCCTCAACCACGGTAACATTTGAGTATGGCCTCACAACGGGATATGGATCAAGCGTCGCTGCAAACGAAAGTCCAGTAACCGGAACCACGAGCAGCTCGGTGAGCAAAGCAATCACAGGGCTCACGCCAGGTGTCACTTATCACTATCGTGTGGTGGCGCAAAATAGCCAAGGAACCACGAATGGCTCGGATATGACTTTCGCGACGGTCTCTATGCCATCAACGCCAAGTGAGCTAATCGCGGCAGCGATGAGCCAAACACAAATCGACCTGACATGGGATGGAACCAGCGAAAAATTCCGTGTTCTTCAAAAAACAGATTCTTCCTCAGCCAGCGAAAACGACGGAAACATAATTTATGCAGGTGTAAATAAATCCTTCTCCGTGACGGGCTTGGACACCAACACAACTTACTTTTTCACTGTTTATGGGATGAATACCGCTGGCGACATGTTTTCTTCAGGCAATCAAAAAGCGGTCGCTTCTACTCTGCCTGCCGCTGATAGCACGAGAAGCAACGCCGAATGCGGCTTCCTTGCCGGAGATGCGGATTCTACTTACACATTGGATAGCCTTGGCGTTGATGTATTTTTCACCGATGCCACCGATAGTGACGGCTTTTTAGAAATTGTCAGGCACGGCGTCGCGCCGCAATATGGCGTATTGCCAGCTTCTGCGGAAATTCCTGCAGGCGGCACAATTGTGCCAACAATTATCTATGAAGTTCATTATTGGCAGGTCGTAAATCACGGCCTCAAAAACTTTGTGTATAAAATCATTCTATCGCTGGATGGCATTTCTGGAATTGGCGACCCAGCCCGCCTTTGCGTTTATAAACGAGAAACTTCTGGTGCTGCTTGGACAGACGCCGCTGCAGACGCCGCAACGATCGAGTATGACTCAGATCTGAATGCGCTGATTATCAGCGGGCTAACCACCTTCTCCGAATTTGCGATTGGCTCGGATGGCGGAGACAACCCGCTTCCCGTAGAGTTTTCTGCATTTAGTGGCGCGGTCTCAACCGCAGGCGTTGTTTTGAATTGGAAAACAGCGTCGGAGACAAACAACGCAGGGTTCGTGCTTTATCGCAATAACGTTGAAATTGCTTCTTATAAAAATGTCTCGGCGCTTCAAGGGCAAGGCACAAAAGGTAGCGCAACGACATATAGCTTCACAGATGAGGAGGTTTATCTTGGTGAAACCTACACGTATAAAATTGCCAGCGAAGATTACTCCGGTGTCAAACATGAATACGAGAAAGTCGTTAGCGTCAGCATCACAGAAAGTGCAAAAAATGAAAGCACAGAAGTGTATGAATATGCTTTGGCGCAAAATTATCCGAATCCATTCAATCCGAGCACAACCATTTGCTTTTCTTTAAAATATGCGGGAACGGCTATTTTAAAAGTGTTTGATATGCTTGGCAAAGAAGTGGGCGCGGCGCAAATACAAGGAAATGCTGGATGGAACTCGTACACGTTCAGTGCAAAAGCGCTTTCAAGCGGCATGTATTACTATCAGGTGATTTCCGGATCATTTACGGAAACGAAAAAAATGATGCTGCTGAAATAA
- the accD gene encoding acetyl-CoA carboxylase, carboxyltransferase subunit beta: MSWFKRVKPAITTEQKRDVPEGLWWKCEKCGAMLHRKQLEDNLFTCPECDNHFRISPERYFQILFDEKRFEEFEAHLRSADPLGFVDTKRYVDRIQSTMEKTGKTDACRNAIGHIGGHHVVVSAMDFGFIGGSMGSVVGEKISRAIDKSLAEEAPFIMISQSGGARMMEAALSLMQMAKTSAKLTLLHEKGIPYISLMTDPTTGGVTASFAMLGDFNLAEPNAYIGFAGQRVIKETIRKDLPEGFQRAEFLREHGFIDFIVHRVELKAKVEQLLNLLKG; encoded by the coding sequence ATGTCTTGGTTTAAGAGGGTCAAGCCGGCAATTACGACAGAACAGAAAAGAGACGTACCAGAAGGGCTTTGGTGGAAATGTGAAAAATGTGGTGCCATGTTGCATCGCAAGCAGCTCGAAGACAATCTTTTTACCTGCCCTGAGTGTGACAATCATTTCAGGATTTCGCCTGAACGCTATTTTCAAATACTATTTGATGAAAAGCGATTTGAAGAATTTGAAGCGCATTTGCGTTCCGCCGACCCGCTCGGTTTTGTAGACACCAAGCGCTATGTCGATAGAATTCAGTCGACAATGGAAAAAACAGGAAAAACAGACGCCTGTCGCAATGCAATTGGGCACATTGGCGGCCATCATGTGGTGGTTTCAGCAATGGACTTTGGGTTTATTGGCGGCTCGATGGGATCGGTTGTGGGCGAGAAAATTTCCCGCGCAATTGATAAAAGTTTAGCCGAAGAAGCGCCATTTATTATGATTTCGCAGTCAGGCGGCGCCAGGATGATGGAAGCTGCGCTCAGCTTGATGCAAATGGCGAAAACTTCTGCAAAACTGACGCTGCTCCACGAAAAAGGAATCCCATACATTTCTTTGATGACAGATCCGACGACTGGCGGCGTAACCGCTTCGTTTGCAATGTTAGGCGATTTCAATTTGGCTGAACCTAACGCTTATATCGGGTTTGCTGGCCAGCGTGTGATTAAAGAAACCATCCGAAAAGATTTGCCAGAAGGGTTTCAACGAGCAGAATTTTTAAGAGAACATGGCTTTATCGACTTTATTGTGCATCGGGTAGAGCTAAAAGCAAAAGTTGAGCAATTGCTGAACTTGTTGAAAGGATAA
- the modA gene encoding molybdate ABC transporter substrate-binding protein → MAFASTNMYIRFKKHLLLLATGIFFLNTVAFSQDLIIASAAGYKRPIMEIKNRYEAKTGKQVQAIFGNMNTILSQVQFGGKAGLIFGDRSFLKRSKLEFASHHSLGKGKLVLAYRKGLTLSHLAEIQDDRVKRLAFPDSTKAIYGAAAAECLHQLPFYNAIRQKLVMVSTVPQTSAYLMTGEIDAGFLNLTDALGIKSSIGGFIEVDRALYAPIDIEAAVVKGFENTSQVNSFLDFLSSKEAQLILNDYGL, encoded by the coding sequence TTGGCATTTGCATCAACCAACATGTACATACGCTTCAAGAAACATCTGCTTTTGCTCGCCACTGGTATTTTTTTCCTTAACACGGTGGCCTTCTCACAAGATTTGATTATTGCCTCGGCTGCCGGCTACAAGCGACCAATCATGGAAATCAAAAATCGCTATGAAGCCAAAACAGGGAAACAGGTTCAGGCTATTTTTGGAAATATGAACACCATTTTATCGCAAGTTCAGTTTGGGGGGAAAGCCGGGTTGATTTTTGGCGACCGCTCTTTTTTAAAAAGATCAAAGCTTGAATTTGCGAGTCATCATTCGTTAGGAAAAGGGAAATTAGTGTTGGCCTATCGAAAAGGCTTAACGCTTAGCCATTTGGCGGAAATTCAAGATGACCGCGTAAAACGCCTGGCATTTCCTGATTCCACAAAAGCGATTTATGGTGCGGCGGCTGCCGAATGCTTACATCAGCTACCGTTTTATAACGCGATTCGCCAAAAGCTGGTTATGGTTTCCACGGTTCCGCAAACTTCCGCTTACTTGATGACAGGTGAAATTGATGCCGGATTTTTGAACCTAACCGACGCGCTTGGCATAAAATCATCGATCGGCGGATTTATTGAAGTCGATCGCGCACTTTACGCACCGATTGATATTGAAGCTGCTGTGGTTAAAGGTTTTGAAAACACCTCGCAAGTCAATTCATTTCTTGACTTTTTATCAAGCAAAGAGGCGCAATTGATTTTAAACGACTACGGATTGTGA
- a CDS encoding patatin-like phospholipase family protein: MPKQHTYFSATLFFLIVFLIVPPVFAGAKQTFSTEKIFPDTLTLEYNRYKIAPFVRPARKSIGLALSGGGARGLAQVGVLKALEENQIPIDFIVGTSIGAIVGGLYSVGYSASELEAICLTLPWEELTSLANAAHRRDLFLEQKKVRDRATVTLRFDGLQLMIPKSFSAAQPLTKTLDLLILNAPYHSNHEFNQLPIPFRAVAADLITGTRVVLKAGSISEAMRASATVPLIFSPIKSGKYELVDGGLVSNLPVDLIEKYDYDLKVAVNTMGVLYHSPQDLDLPWKTADQIIGIMMLDQNRKQLQQADVVISPQLGSHESANFSAVDTLIQLGYSAGLQLADSLKKITASPSASTVSARGYEKKLLGIDAFPDSLQQLIREHVFAEPHIKSGLTQLLDTDLFTDAYAEIDHEQNLLTYVAKPLHVFHHVKISGLALFSDEKVQSVFSPILGKNYTNREGTLQLERLVHEYRNRGFPLVDLAKVHVRQDTLFIETSSGKVSDINIFRSRKRTQKSIIDREITFDTSKVLSKSSVEKSISQLYNTSIFNRVSMFPVDYHDSTGALLTEMNIKLDERYSEILRFGFRVDDVYGSQFLLDFRNENFLGRATEFGGWTTIGSRNYSGQIEFRAHRLWSTYLTFFTRVFYEHRDVYKTLVFFSHAGVSSDRDRLGEYGHQSYGTAIAIGGQVHRDGLASLELIFQNAQTFPGTFNIDRENLDLLTLRTRLTLDTRDDPTGAKKGNYLDIYYEHTPQFGDRNDAFSKLFLSYQDIGRITDDIAVRVNLNFGIADDLTPLSQQFSLGGISSSYSTTFYGFRLDDYRGRQLLTSGIDLHFDIPLLLVFPTSFCLHYNIGNIWEQAEEKMKIEDFFHGVGATFSVHTPIGPARLSVAKAFRLDPEKNSRTMQFAPTVFYFVLGYEF; this comes from the coding sequence TTGCCAAAACAACATACATATTTCAGTGCGACGCTCTTTTTTCTGATTGTTTTTCTCATCGTACCGCCTGTTTTTGCAGGAGCAAAACAAACTTTCTCAACTGAGAAAATTTTTCCCGACACGCTCACGCTTGAATATAATCGTTATAAAATAGCGCCTTTTGTCCGGCCAGCCCGAAAATCCATCGGGCTTGCGTTGTCTGGCGGTGGTGCGCGAGGCTTGGCGCAAGTGGGCGTGCTGAAAGCGTTAGAGGAAAACCAAATTCCAATCGATTTCATCGTTGGGACAAGCATTGGGGCGATTGTCGGCGGACTTTATAGCGTTGGCTACTCGGCATCAGAATTGGAAGCCATTTGCCTAACCCTTCCTTGGGAAGAGCTCACTTCATTGGCGAACGCCGCGCACCGACGCGATCTTTTTCTCGAGCAGAAAAAAGTTCGCGATCGCGCCACTGTTACGCTTCGTTTCGACGGCCTTCAACTGATGATTCCAAAATCGTTTAGCGCTGCGCAGCCTTTAACCAAAACGCTCGATTTGCTCATCTTAAATGCACCTTACCATTCAAATCATGAGTTCAACCAGCTTCCGATTCCATTTCGTGCGGTTGCAGCGGATTTGATTACAGGAACTCGCGTGGTGCTAAAAGCAGGCTCGATTTCCGAAGCCATGCGTGCCAGCGCCACCGTCCCTTTAATTTTTTCGCCAATAAAATCTGGAAAATATGAACTTGTTGATGGCGGCCTTGTTTCAAATTTGCCAGTCGACCTGATTGAAAAATATGACTACGATCTAAAAGTTGCCGTTAATACGATGGGCGTGCTTTACCATTCTCCGCAAGATTTAGACTTGCCATGGAAAACCGCCGATCAAATTATTGGCATCATGATGTTAGACCAAAATCGCAAGCAGCTTCAGCAAGCCGATGTGGTCATCAGCCCGCAGCTCGGTTCTCACGAATCCGCCAATTTTTCCGCTGTCGATACGCTCATCCAGCTTGGATATAGCGCTGGACTGCAATTGGCCGATAGCTTGAAAAAAATAACGGCGTCTCCAAGTGCGAGCACTGTTAGCGCGCGCGGCTATGAAAAAAAATTGCTCGGCATCGACGCGTTTCCCGACTCGCTGCAACAACTGATTCGCGAGCACGTTTTTGCCGAACCGCATATAAAATCAGGACTTACGCAACTCCTCGACACCGATCTTTTCACAGACGCTTATGCCGAAATAGACCATGAGCAAAATCTTCTCACTTATGTTGCCAAACCGCTTCACGTTTTTCATCATGTAAAAATTTCAGGCTTGGCGCTTTTTTCGGATGAAAAAGTGCAGAGCGTGTTTTCACCCATTTTGGGGAAAAATTACACCAATCGCGAAGGCACGCTGCAATTGGAACGGCTGGTTCATGAATATCGAAATCGTGGTTTTCCGCTTGTCGATTTGGCAAAAGTCCACGTTCGCCAGGACACGCTGTTTATTGAAACCAGCAGTGGAAAGGTTTCCGACATCAATATTTTCAGAAGCCGCAAGCGAACGCAAAAATCGATTATCGACCGAGAAATCACTTTCGACACGTCTAAAGTTTTAAGCAAGTCATCGGTGGAAAAATCGATTTCGCAGCTATATAACACGAGCATTTTCAACCGAGTCTCCATGTTTCCCGTTGATTATCACGATTCAACCGGCGCGCTTTTAACCGAAATGAACATCAAACTCGACGAGCGATACAGCGAAATTCTCCGCTTCGGCTTTCGCGTGGATGATGTTTATGGATCGCAATTTTTGCTGGATTTTCGAAATGAGAATTTTTTGGGGCGCGCCACCGAATTCGGCGGCTGGACCACTATCGGCAGCCGCAACTACTCAGGGCAAATTGAGTTTCGCGCGCATCGGCTTTGGAGCACTTACCTCACCTTTTTCACACGCGTTTTTTATGAACATCGCGATGTTTATAAAACGCTTGTTTTCTTTTCACATGCGGGCGTCTCTTCCGATAGAGATCGCTTAGGCGAATATGGCCATCAATCTTATGGCACAGCCATTGCCATTGGCGGGCAAGTTCATCGCGATGGCCTTGCTTCGCTCGAGCTGATTTTTCAAAATGCACAGACTTTTCCGGGCACGTTTAATATCGATCGTGAGAATTTAGACCTGCTCACGCTTCGAACTCGCTTGACCTTAGATACGCGCGACGATCCAACCGGCGCGAAAAAAGGTAATTATCTCGACATTTATTATGAGCATACGCCGCAGTTTGGCGATAGAAACGACGCCTTTTCCAAACTGTTTCTCAGCTATCAGGATATTGGACGAATTACGGATGACATCGCGGTTCGCGTCAATTTGAATTTTGGCATTGCCGACGACTTAACCCCGCTCAGTCAACAGTTTAGTTTAGGCGGCATCAGCAGTTCATATAGCACCACTTTTTATGGCTTTCGGCTCGATGACTATCGCGGGCGGCAACTGCTCACAAGCGGCATCGATCTGCATTTTGATATTCCGTTGCTACTTGTTTTTCCGACGTCGTTTTGCCTACACTACAATATTGGGAACATCTGGGAACAAGCTGAAGAGAAAATGAAAATCGAAGATTTTTTCCATGGCGTTGGGGCAACATTTTCGGTGCATACGCCCATTGGGCCCGCCAGGCTTTCCGTTGCCAAAGCGTTTCGCTTAGATCCTGAAAAAAATTCCAGAACCATGCAGTTTGCGCCAACCGTTTTCTACTTCGTTTTAGGTTATGAGTTTTAG
- the mnmA gene encoding tRNA 2-thiouridine(34) synthase MnmA, translating to MKKKVIVGMSGGVDSSVAACLLAEEGFEVIGVTLHTWEKLPKTNNDSEEQNALSPTHEHEEAKQIAAAKGFLHFTIDFREAFQREVIDYFKSEYLLGRTPNPCVICNTKIKWQALLQEAKRHGAAYIATGHYARVAKQEGRFRLLQGCDASKDQSYVLWGLSQEILEKARFPLADYTKDEVRALARKYDLPVAEKDESQEICFIPDNNYERFLKDALPNLAEKIAGGKILDTNQNELGKHRGYPFYTIGQRRGLGISTPAPVYVTDIHAEDNTIVVGSKDDLLHSGLIATDLNWIAFSKLQEPFQAEAKIRYKDTAEPCVVTPLETGCVQVTFETPKRAITPGQAVVFYSGEELLGGGFIQKAIQ from the coding sequence ATGAAGAAAAAAGTCATTGTGGGAATGTCGGGCGGCGTGGATTCTTCGGTTGCCGCGTGCTTGCTTGCAGAAGAAGGATTTGAGGTAATTGGTGTCACGCTTCACACCTGGGAAAAATTACCCAAAACAAACAACGATAGCGAAGAACAAAACGCACTGTCGCCGACACATGAGCATGAGGAAGCGAAGCAAATTGCAGCAGCGAAAGGATTTCTGCACTTCACGATAGATTTTCGGGAAGCCTTTCAACGAGAAGTTATTGATTATTTTAAGTCTGAATATTTGTTAGGGCGCACGCCAAACCCGTGTGTGATCTGCAATACCAAAATCAAATGGCAGGCGCTTTTGCAAGAAGCCAAACGACATGGCGCTGCCTACATTGCAACCGGACACTATGCGCGCGTTGCCAAACAAGAAGGCCGCTTTCGGCTGCTGCAAGGCTGCGACGCCAGTAAAGATCAAAGCTACGTGCTTTGGGGGTTGAGCCAAGAAATTCTTGAGAAAGCACGATTTCCACTCGCCGATTATACAAAAGATGAAGTTCGCGCGCTTGCCAGAAAATATGATTTGCCGGTCGCCGAAAAAGATGAAAGCCAAGAAATTTGCTTTATCCCTGACAATAACTACGAGCGATTTTTAAAAGACGCACTGCCTAACTTGGCAGAAAAAATAGCAGGCGGAAAAATCCTTGACACAAACCAGAATGAACTTGGCAAGCATCGCGGCTATCCATTCTACACCATTGGGCAGCGCCGCGGACTGGGCATTAGCACGCCAGCGCCTGTTTATGTAACGGATATTCACGCGGAGGATAACACGATTGTCGTTGGCAGCAAAGATGACCTGCTTCATTCAGGGCTGATTGCAACCGACCTAAATTGGATTGCTTTTTCTAAACTGCAAGAGCCTTTTCAGGCTGAAGCCAAAATCCGCTACAAAGATACTGCAGAACCTTGTGTCGTCACGCCGCTTGAAACGGGATGCGTTCAAGTTACTTTTGAAACACCGAAGCGCGCCATCACACCCGGCCAAGCTGTTGTGTTCTATTCCGGCGAAGAACTTTTAGGCGGCGGCTTTATCCAGAAAGCCATTCAGTAA